The following coding sequences lie in one Mesorhizobium sp. DCY119 genomic window:
- a CDS encoding HAMP domain-containing sensor histidine kinase — translation MRDHWLCSLKWRLVLRIALLQGVMLTLLILLIFSVMLGAGFIPEKYENGTFDVLKDAVARDAGGNLVLKPTHELAKLRTKVPDLWFIIRDGQGRQLSEGSVPAGFAPLAGMLDLVSDARLSPTKDGPPAAVTKWAQTAAGDVRIMTGTQGDLSLLRLLTAVPHFFLKAILPLTGLMALATLLATPWVIRGALTGLGEAAAAAGRIDIDKRGVQLPVKDVPLEVVPLVNAVNAALARLDKGYERHKRFLTDAAHELRTPVAILNTRIASLPATPERARLLQDTARLSTLTDQLLDLQRLDRQQAKCFKPVDLVETTRSVVVDLAPMAFAAGYEVSFEPAEKALFTNGDQTAIERAVTNLVQNAIEHGCNAGKITVCVNAPATVEVSDEGQGVPEAERERIFEPFYRARPQNYGAGLGLNLVQEIMQLHGGRIELVAKTAGACFRMIFSPAAEPKTA, via the coding sequence ATGAGAGACCATTGGCTCTGCTCGCTGAAATGGCGCCTCGTCCTGCGCATTGCGTTGCTGCAGGGCGTTATGCTGACGTTGCTCATCCTGCTGATATTCAGTGTGATGCTGGGCGCAGGCTTCATTCCTGAAAAATACGAGAACGGCACATTCGACGTGCTGAAAGATGCCGTCGCCCGCGATGCCGGCGGCAATCTGGTGCTGAAACCGACGCATGAGCTGGCCAAGCTGCGCACGAAAGTACCCGATCTCTGGTTCATCATCCGCGATGGGCAAGGACGCCAGCTTTCGGAGGGCTCGGTTCCGGCCGGGTTCGCGCCACTGGCCGGAATGCTCGATCTCGTCAGCGATGCCCGGCTCAGTCCGACCAAGGACGGTCCGCCGGCCGCAGTGACCAAATGGGCCCAAACGGCTGCCGGCGATGTGCGCATCATGACCGGCACGCAAGGCGATCTTTCGCTGCTGCGCCTGCTTACCGCTGTACCGCATTTTTTCCTCAAGGCGATTTTGCCGCTGACCGGCCTGATGGCGCTGGCAACCCTTCTGGCGACGCCCTGGGTCATTCGCGGCGCACTTACGGGCCTGGGCGAAGCGGCCGCAGCAGCCGGGCGGATCGACATCGACAAGCGCGGTGTGCAGCTGCCGGTCAAGGACGTGCCGCTGGAGGTGGTGCCGCTGGTCAATGCGGTCAATGCCGCGCTGGCGCGGCTCGACAAGGGCTATGAGCGCCACAAGCGCTTCCTGACTGATGCCGCCCACGAATTGCGCACGCCTGTCGCCATCCTCAACACGCGCATCGCCTCGCTGCCGGCAACGCCGGAACGGGCCCGGCTGCTGCAGGATACCGCGCGCCTGTCGACGCTGACCGACCAGCTTCTCGACCTGCAGCGACTGGACCGGCAGCAGGCCAAGTGTTTCAAGCCCGTCGATCTGGTCGAGACGACGCGCAGCGTGGTCGTAGACCTCGCACCAATGGCATTCGCAGCCGGCTACGAGGTGTCGTTCGAGCCGGCTGAGAAAGCGCTTTTCACGAATGGCGATCAAACGGCGATCGAACGCGCTGTGACCAATCTGGTGCAAAACGCCATCGAGCATGGATGCAATGCCGGCAAGATCACGGTGTGCGTAAATGCGCCCGCCACCGTCGAAGTGTCAGACGAAGGCCAGGGCGTTCCGGAAGCCGAGCGGGAAAGGATATTCGAGCCGTTCTACCGCGCCCGCCCGCAGAACTATGGCGCCGGCCTCGGCCTCAATCTCGTGCAGGAAATCATGCAGCTGCATGGCGGCCGCATCGAACTCGTGGCGAAAACCGCAGGGGCCTGCTTCCGCATGATCTTTTCACCGGCCGCCGAACCCAAGACAGCCTGA
- a CDS encoding Rrf2 family transcriptional regulator has product MKRNSKLSSTLHILVHMAEAREGIQTSEQLASFIHTNPVVVRRTIAGLREAGIVASARGHGGGWQLARAPETISLAEICTALGETLLPFSTEPETPGCLVEQAVIAVLDDFRAEAERLLLQKLARVTLADIAADFRRRYAALGVTEHAV; this is encoded by the coding sequence ATGAAACGAAACAGCAAACTTTCCTCGACCCTGCACATCCTCGTCCACATGGCCGAGGCGCGGGAGGGCATTCAAACCTCCGAGCAGCTCGCCTCCTTCATCCACACCAATCCGGTCGTCGTGCGCCGCACCATCGCGGGCCTGCGCGAAGCCGGCATCGTCGCCTCGGCGCGCGGCCATGGCGGCGGCTGGCAGCTTGCGCGGGCGCCTGAGACGATCTCGCTGGCCGAGATCTGCACCGCACTTGGCGAGACGCTGCTGCCCTTCAGCACTGAGCCGGAAACCCCCGGCTGCCTTGTCGAGCAGGCGGTGATTGCGGTGCTCGACGATTTTCGCGCCGAGGCGGAACGCCTGCTTCTGCAAAAGCTCGCCCGCGTGACGCTTGCCGACATCGCCGCCGATTTCCGCCGCCGCTATGCCGCACTTGGAGTGACCGAACATGCCGTATGA
- a CDS encoding NAD(P)/FAD-dependent oxidoreductase, which translates to MPYDIIIVGGSFAGLAAATQIARARRRVLVIDAGLPRNRFAEHSHGFLGQDGRAPAEILGDARRQLLAYPTAKIVDGLADKAEATDFGLRIGIDSGETFEASRLILATGVRDTLPDIPGLAEQWGKTVLHCPYCHGYEVAIGALGVLATGPMAIHQAQMIADWGDVTLFTNGIFVPNAEQLQALKARNVTVEPASVIRVEGDSASGLLLRLDDGSTQKIKALFTAPRTCMVSPLAEQLGCEFVDGFFGPVIKVDERQQTTVQGVYAAGDAAREPHNVAFAVANGTWAGVAAHQSLIFG; encoded by the coding sequence ATGCCGTATGACATCATCATCGTTGGCGGAAGCTTTGCCGGACTGGCCGCAGCCACGCAGATCGCGCGGGCACGGCGGCGGGTTCTGGTTATCGACGCCGGCCTGCCGCGTAACCGTTTCGCCGAGCATTCGCACGGTTTTCTCGGACAGGACGGGCGAGCGCCGGCAGAAATCCTTGGAGACGCACGCAGGCAGCTTCTTGCCTACCCGACGGCGAAAATCGTCGACGGCCTGGCTGACAAAGCGGAAGCGACGGATTTCGGTCTTCGCATCGGCATCGACAGCGGCGAAACGTTCGAGGCGTCACGGCTGATCCTGGCGACCGGCGTGCGCGACACGCTGCCGGACATTCCCGGCCTTGCCGAGCAATGGGGTAAGACCGTGCTGCACTGCCCCTATTGCCACGGCTATGAGGTGGCAATAGGGGCGCTCGGCGTTCTTGCAACCGGACCCATGGCCATTCACCAAGCGCAGATGATTGCCGATTGGGGCGATGTGACGTTGTTCACCAACGGCATTTTCGTGCCGAATGCGGAACAGCTGCAGGCGTTGAAGGCACGCAATGTGACGGTCGAGCCTGCCAGCGTCATCCGTGTCGAGGGCGACAGCGCCAGCGGCCTTCTCCTCAGGCTTGACGACGGCAGCACCCAAAAGATCAAGGCACTTTTCACCGCCCCGCGCACCTGCATGGTGAGCCCGCTGGCGGAACAACTGGGCTGCGAATTCGTCGATGGCTTTTTCGGGCCGGTCATCAAGGTCGACGAGCGCCAGCAGACGACGGTGCAAGGCGTCTACGCCGCCGGCGATGCCGCGCGCGAGCCTCACAATGTGGCCTTTGCCGTCGCGAACGGCACCTGGGCCGGCGTGGCGGCTCATCAGTCGCTGATTTTCGGGTAG
- a CDS encoding DeoR/GlpR family DNA-binding transcription regulator has protein sequence MNHSKRHSEILRIIQEEGTISVAELAEKLGVSLETIRRDVKPMTSEGTVIKMHGAIGLPTLVGEAPFERRMRDNAEAKRAIAQLVAATIRDGESIMLDTGTTTSYLARELLGHRRLTVVTNSSDIARTLATVNGNKVYMAGGELRSDSGAAFGVSAIEFVSRFSVNHAVISTGAIDAQMGVMDYDLEEAEFARMVLSRATRTIVITDHTKFGRQGLVQVCGFSGFGELATDRMPPREIVAALNTAGTRLRIAGDHREVA, from the coding sequence ATGAACCATTCAAAACGGCACAGCGAGATACTGCGGATTATTCAGGAAGAGGGCACGATCAGCGTCGCCGAGCTTGCTGAAAAGCTCGGCGTGTCGCTGGAGACGATACGGCGCGACGTGAAGCCGATGACCAGCGAAGGCACGGTCATCAAGATGCATGGCGCCATCGGCCTGCCCACTCTGGTCGGCGAGGCGCCCTTCGAGCGCCGCATGCGCGACAACGCCGAGGCCAAGCGGGCGATCGCGCAGCTGGTCGCTGCAACCATCCGCGACGGCGAGTCGATCATGCTCGATACCGGCACGACGACGAGCTATCTCGCCCGTGAGCTTCTCGGCCATCGCCGACTGACGGTGGTGACGAATTCGTCCGACATCGCCCGCACGCTGGCTACCGTCAACGGCAACAAGGTCTATATGGCCGGCGGGGAGCTGCGCAGCGATTCAGGTGCGGCCTTCGGCGTCTCGGCCATCGAGTTCGTCAGCCGCTTCAGCGTCAACCACGCCGTCATTTCGACCGGTGCCATCGATGCCCAGATGGGCGTGATGGACTACGATCTCGAGGAAGCCGAATTCGCCCGCATGGTGCTGTCGCGCGCCACGCGAACCATCGTGATTACCGACCACACCAAGTTCGGCCGGCAGGGTCTCGTTCAGGTCTGCGGCTTCTCCGGCTTCGGCGAACTGGCGACGGACCGTATGCCGCCGCGCGAAATCGTCGCCGCGCTCAACACCGCCGGCACGCGCCTCAGGATCGCCGGCGACCATCGCGAAGTGGCCTGA
- a CDS encoding ABC transporter substrate-binding protein, whose amino-acid sequence MPLGTRTISSAFGALALSAAALLSSSQWAGAQESTDPIKLTLHDWTGQLITTQIMGEVLKKAGYSVDYVQADYLAQFAGLETGDLDVAMEMWETTGRDAMDAATATGKVENFGPTGMKAKEEWWFPDYMKEKCPGLPNWEALKDEKCAEAFSTAETAPKGRYLGGPVTWGGFDDERVEALDLPFEVIHAGTDAALFAELESAYQRKAPILLWIYAPHWAPAKYKGEWIEFPEYTKECYTDPKWGSNPDAQYDCGKPHGEIWKVGWAGVKDKWPGAHKAIKAFTLDNDEMGQMITKVDLDGKKVDDVVAEWIGANEPRWSEWIKK is encoded by the coding sequence ATGCCATTGGGCACCCGCACCATCAGTTCCGCGTTCGGCGCGTTAGCGCTATCGGCGGCTGCCCTCCTCTCATCGTCGCAGTGGGCGGGGGCCCAGGAGTCGACCGATCCGATCAAGCTGACGCTGCATGACTGGACCGGACAGCTCATCACCACCCAGATCATGGGCGAGGTGCTGAAGAAAGCAGGCTACAGCGTCGACTACGTGCAGGCCGATTATCTGGCCCAGTTTGCCGGCCTCGAGACGGGCGATCTCGATGTCGCAATGGAAATGTGGGAAACCACCGGCCGCGACGCCATGGACGCCGCGACCGCCACCGGAAAGGTCGAGAATTTCGGCCCGACCGGCATGAAGGCCAAGGAAGAGTGGTGGTTTCCGGACTACATGAAGGAAAAGTGCCCTGGCCTGCCTAACTGGGAAGCGCTGAAGGACGAGAAATGCGCCGAGGCCTTCTCAACCGCCGAAACCGCACCCAAGGGTCGCTACCTCGGCGGACCGGTGACCTGGGGCGGGTTTGACGACGAACGCGTCGAGGCGCTCGACCTGCCTTTCGAAGTCATACATGCCGGCACGGACGCGGCACTCTTTGCCGAGCTCGAAAGCGCCTATCAGCGCAAGGCGCCGATCCTGCTCTGGATCTACGCGCCGCACTGGGCGCCGGCCAAATACAAGGGCGAGTGGATCGAATTCCCGGAATACACGAAGGAGTGCTACACCGACCCGAAATGGGGATCGAACCCCGACGCTCAATATGATTGCGGCAAGCCGCATGGCGAAATCTGGAAGGTCGGCTGGGCCGGCGTGAAGGACAAATGGCCGGGCGCCCACAAGGCGATAAAGGCCTTCACGCTCGACAATGACGAGATGGGCCAGATGATCACCAAGGTCGACCTCGACGGCAAGAAGGTGGATGACGTGGTTGCAGAGTGGATAGGCGCCAACGAGCCCCGCTGGTCGGAGTGGATCAAGAAATAG
- a CDS encoding betaine/proline/choline family ABC transporter ATP-binding protein (Members of the family are the ATP-binding subunit of ABC transporters for substrates such as betaine, L-proline or other amino acids, choline, carnitine, etc. The substrate specificity is best determined from the substrate-binding subunit, rather than this subunit, as it interacts with the permease subunit and not with substrate directly.) has protein sequence MTASEPKLICRNVWKVFGAGAGEFLNAKNADTSLASLGKAGLVGAVRDVNLEVHAGEIFVIMGLSGSGKSTLVRCLSRLVEPTSGEILFNGENLLAASESRMIEIRRHQMGMVFQHFALLPHLTVLANVAFPLEVQGVDRGTREARAKKMIDLVGLSGKENFFPRELSGGQQQRVGIARSLSVEPELWFLDEPFSALDPLIRREMQDEFMRLQSVLKKTIVFITHDFDEAIRLADRIAIMKDGAIVQAGTPEDIVLNPATPYVAEFTRNVPKAKVVKVGSIMRAANSAAGTGATVRERATIAEAAPIFANVDRIGVVDSAGKPVGVLHRDDVVELMMRG, from the coding sequence ATGACCGCATCGGAACCAAAACTCATCTGTCGTAATGTCTGGAAGGTTTTTGGTGCCGGCGCCGGGGAATTTCTGAACGCAAAAAATGCCGACACATCGCTGGCAAGCCTTGGCAAGGCCGGGCTGGTCGGGGCAGTGCGCGACGTCAATCTGGAAGTCCATGCCGGCGAAATCTTCGTCATCATGGGGCTGTCCGGCTCCGGCAAGTCGACGCTGGTACGCTGCCTGTCGCGGCTGGTGGAGCCGACGTCCGGCGAAATCCTGTTCAACGGCGAAAACCTGCTGGCGGCGAGCGAAAGCCGCATGATCGAGATTCGCCGGCACCAGATGGGCATGGTGTTTCAGCATTTTGCGCTGCTGCCGCACCTGACCGTGCTGGCCAACGTCGCCTTCCCGCTCGAAGTTCAGGGTGTCGACCGCGGGACGCGAGAGGCGCGGGCGAAGAAAATGATCGATCTGGTCGGGCTCTCGGGCAAGGAGAATTTCTTTCCGCGCGAGCTTTCCGGCGGCCAGCAGCAGCGCGTCGGCATTGCGCGATCCTTGTCCGTGGAGCCGGAACTGTGGTTCCTCGACGAGCCGTTTTCTGCGCTCGACCCGCTGATCCGGCGCGAGATGCAGGACGAGTTCATGCGCCTGCAATCTGTGCTCAAGAAGACGATCGTCTTCATCACCCATGATTTCGACGAAGCGATAAGGCTGGCCGACCGCATCGCCATCATGAAAGACGGCGCCATCGTCCAGGCCGGCACGCCGGAAGACATCGTGCTCAACCCGGCAACACCCTATGTCGCGGAATTCACCCGCAACGTGCCCAAGGCAAAGGTGGTCAAGGTCGGCTCCATCATGCGCGCCGCCAACTCCGCCGCCGGCACGGGTGCTACCGTGCGCGAGCGGGCAACGATCGCCGAAGCTGCCCCCATCTTCGCCAATGTCGATCGGATTGGCGTGGTCGACAGCGCCGGCAAGCCGGTCGGTGTGCTGCATCGCGACGATGTCGTCGAACTGATGATGCGGGGATGA
- a CDS encoding ABC transporter permease subunit — protein MSTPAIDTSQRTIAPRMDSGLLSIAWLAAGVVFIALWQFGQPISKWAFDYPKAWQIPLARWISDAMKWLVNEASFGLFTFTDLTRFIADIVNLPYRLALSLLATGFLSGQGSSAVQILPPLSWIGVIAVVTLIGYHAGGRRLAAIVAVCFGFLAVFGQWQSAMVTLASILVAVPLGVVGGLLLGITAYRWPRFETALTPILDLMQTIPVFAYLVPILFLFGFGPTAAIVATLIYAMPPMTRITVLALRAVPSEFRDLGNMIGCTRRQMTWRVLVPSAKDSLMVGVNQVIMLSLNMVIIASMIGAGGLGFDVLAALRRLDIGAGLEAGLAIVALAIALDRLSQAYAARAGAPVAPAATGGFVARHPYTFAAVAVVLVTGAIGLVLPAVQTYPDALKLSTGSFWSNVVGWINVNFFDTFEAVKNAVLLNILIPFKRLLGGLPWLGVTGILAFAGWRLGGLKLAAIVGVLAFLIATTGQWEKAMITTYLCGISVIFASLLGIPIGILAAERARLWSWVRVIIDTLQTLPSFVYLMPAVMLFRVGDFTAMIAVVAYSIAPAIRYTVHGLMKVDPRLIEAGRAMGCTPFQILTKIKLKLALPEIMLGLNQTIMFALSMLVITALVGTRDLGQEVYIALTKADTGRGLVAGFAVAFIAIIADRLISAGAARAKIRLGLV, from the coding sequence ATGAGCACCCCGGCCATCGACACAAGCCAACGCACCATCGCCCCGCGCATGGACAGCGGCTTGCTGTCGATTGCGTGGCTGGCTGCCGGTGTTGTCTTTATCGCCCTTTGGCAATTCGGCCAGCCGATCTCGAAATGGGCTTTCGACTATCCAAAAGCGTGGCAGATTCCGCTGGCGCGCTGGATCAGCGATGCGATGAAATGGCTGGTCAACGAGGCGAGCTTTGGCCTCTTCACCTTCACCGACCTGACCCGGTTCATCGCCGATATCGTCAACCTGCCCTACCGGCTGGCGCTCAGCCTGCTTGCGACCGGCTTTCTGTCCGGCCAGGGATCGAGCGCGGTGCAAATCCTGCCACCGCTGTCGTGGATCGGAGTCATCGCCGTCGTCACGCTGATCGGCTACCACGCCGGCGGGCGCAGGCTTGCGGCAATCGTTGCCGTCTGCTTCGGCTTTCTTGCGGTCTTCGGCCAATGGCAGAGTGCCATGGTGACGCTGGCGTCGATCCTCGTCGCCGTGCCGCTCGGTGTGGTTGGCGGGCTGCTGCTCGGCATTACCGCCTATCGCTGGCCGCGTTTCGAGACGGCGCTGACGCCCATTCTCGACCTGATGCAGACGATTCCGGTCTTTGCCTATCTGGTACCGATCCTGTTCCTGTTCGGCTTCGGGCCGACGGCGGCGATCGTCGCGACGCTGATCTACGCCATGCCGCCGATGACGCGCATCACCGTGCTGGCGTTGCGCGCGGTGCCGTCCGAATTCCGCGACCTCGGCAACATGATCGGCTGCACGCGTCGGCAGATGACATGGCGGGTGCTGGTGCCTTCGGCCAAGGACAGCCTGATGGTCGGCGTCAACCAGGTGATCATGCTGTCGCTCAACATGGTCATCATCGCCTCGATGATCGGCGCCGGCGGCCTCGGCTTCGACGTGCTGGCCGCACTTCGGCGCCTCGATATCGGCGCGGGATTGGAAGCGGGCCTGGCCATCGTCGCCCTTGCAATCGCGCTCGACCGGCTGAGCCAGGCCTATGCGGCGCGCGCCGGCGCACCGGTCGCGCCTGCGGCCACTGGAGGCTTCGTCGCCCGCCATCCCTATACGTTCGCTGCCGTCGCGGTGGTCCTCGTCACTGGAGCCATCGGGCTCGTCCTGCCTGCGGTGCAGACCTATCCCGATGCGCTGAAACTCTCGACCGGCTCGTTCTGGTCGAATGTGGTCGGCTGGATCAACGTCAACTTCTTCGACACGTTCGAAGCGGTCAAGAACGCCGTCCTGCTCAACATACTGATACCGTTCAAGCGCCTGCTCGGCGGCCTGCCCTGGCTCGGCGTGACCGGCATTCTGGCCTTCGCCGGCTGGCGGCTCGGCGGTCTGAAGCTCGCCGCCATCGTCGGCGTTCTCGCCTTCCTCATTGCCACCACCGGCCAGTGGGAAAAGGCGATGATCACCACCTATCTCTGCGGCATCTCGGTGATCTTCGCATCCCTTCTCGGCATTCCGATCGGCATATTGGCAGCCGAGCGGGCGCGGCTGTGGAGCTGGGTGCGCGTCATCATCGACACGCTGCAGACGCTGCCCTCCTTTGTTTATCTGATGCCGGCGGTGATGCTTTTCCGCGTCGGCGATTTCACCGCCATGATCGCGGTCGTCGCCTATTCGATCGCGCCGGCGATCCGCTACACCGTGCACGGCCTGATGAAGGTCGACCCGCGCCTAATCGAAGCCGGCCGCGCCATGGGCTGCACGCCGTTCCAGATCCTCACCAAGATCAAGCTGAAGCTGGCACTGCCGGAAATCATGCTGGGGCTGAACCAGACGATCATGTTCGCGCTGTCGATGCTCGTCATTACCGCTTTGGTCGGCACGCGCGATCTCGGTCAGGAGGTCTATATCGCGCTGACCAAGGCGGATACCGGGCGCGGGCTGGTGGCGGGGTTTGCCGTCGCATTCATCGCGATCATCGCCGATCGGCTGATTTCTGCGGGGGCGGCGCGCGCAAAAATAAGGCTGGGGTTGGTGTGA
- a CDS encoding phosphotransferase family protein, which produces MTSTEDRIRALPCWNGSITIEPLNGGLSNENFLVSDAAGKHVVRFGKDYPFHHVYREREIMTARAAFEAGFAPELQYAEPGAMVTAYLGAKTFGPDDVRENRIRIAELARHFHEEMPKHISGAGFMFWVFHVIRDYARTLEAGGSRMTAELPSYVALADELERAQLALPVVFGHNDLLPANFLDDGNRLWLIDFEYAGFNTAMFDLAGVASNAGMSEQESEDLLGAYFGHAPNIPLRRAHAAMQCASLLREAMWSMVSELHLTAPGADYVAYTAENLERLDAALEHYRMTYGKTAS; this is translated from the coding sequence ATGACCTCCACCGAAGACCGCATCCGCGCCCTGCCCTGCTGGAACGGCAGCATCACCATCGAGCCGCTGAATGGCGGGCTGAGCAATGAGAATTTTCTGGTCTCAGACGCTGCCGGAAAACATGTCGTGCGCTTCGGCAAGGATTATCCGTTCCACCACGTCTACCGCGAGCGCGAGATCATGACCGCGCGGGCCGCATTCGAGGCGGGCTTTGCGCCTGAACTGCAATATGCCGAGCCGGGCGCGATGGTTACCGCTTATCTCGGCGCAAAAACCTTCGGGCCGGACGATGTGCGCGAGAACCGCATCCGCATCGCCGAGCTGGCGCGGCACTTCCACGAAGAGATGCCGAAGCATATCTCCGGTGCCGGCTTCATGTTCTGGGTGTTCCACGTCATTCGCGACTATGCCCGCACGCTCGAAGCTGGCGGCAGCCGCATGACGGCAGAGCTGCCCTCCTATGTCGCGCTGGCCGACGAACTGGAGCGCGCGCAACTGGCGCTGCCGGTGGTGTTCGGTCACAACGACCTGCTGCCGGCCAATTTTCTCGACGACGGCAACAGGCTTTGGCTCATCGACTTCGAATATGCCGGTTTCAACACCGCCATGTTCGATCTTGCCGGCGTGGCCTCCAATGCCGGCATGTCCGAGCAGGAATCGGAAGACCTGCTTGGCGCCTATTTCGGCCATGCGCCGAACATTCCGCTGCGCCGCGCGCACGCCGCCATGCAATGCGCCTCGCTGCTACGCGAGGCGATGTGGAGCATGGTTTCGGAACTGCACCTGACCGCGCCCGGCGCGGACTATGTCGCCTACACCGCTGAAAATCTCGAACGGCTCGACGCCGCCCTCGAACACTACCGCATGACATATGGAAAGACCGCATCATGA